The Xanthomonas fragariae genome has a segment encoding these proteins:
- the xopAD gene encoding XopAD/skwp family type III secretion system effector produces MHARPGARGGAWDGRAQQQPATHSHRLDDSTHWHDTAPGRRPDKMPADASAASSHRRPTHGLERTKDFCLTEQQPDRVARKRPREEQELYRRPQQRPKHDGLELTTTALRLAEQKLDPAAKTRLQKEVERYWRQLDTPSRLAQTHNARLCVAMAQDNELARRMECKLALPFLDEGNNAETNAQRLNKYLQIINNAGPAPSLTQDDLDRCTDLAAEYLYKTGWFNGASLAQLAHVGNKLSKHPDQPACMQAIAWIAGQVEQTDARLGLHARELALLLNAFAKNTDSSRCERAAARLARYLQREHRTRQSLKAQGISLALNAFSKWFDHPDCRSMAHSLAARLADDRPLRNQLNPQGVANALNALSKWPDTQDCEAAASALASRLADERRLRNALNSQEVANALNALSKWPGRASCGKVIDALAGRLAADHDLRQALDTQHVANALNALSKWPDTPDCKAAARALAARLAHERRLCNALDPQGVANVLNALSKWPDTLVCEKAARGLAARLVDERRLRNALKPQEVANALNALSKWPDTQDCEDAARALALRLAEDRADDRGLCKALEPQHVANVLNALSKWPETPDCKTAASTLASRLADERGLRNALNPQGVANALNALSKWPDTPDCQAAASALASRLADERGLRNALEPQHVANALNALSKWPDTQDCEDAASALASRLADDDSDLCKALDPLGVVHALNALSKWPKTEDCEAAASALASRLADERGLCNALDPQGVANALNALSKWPDTPDCKAAASALASRLADYAGLRNALEPQHVANALNALSKWPDTPDCEAAASALAPRLANERGLCNALNPQGVANALNALSKWPDTPVCEAAASALASRLANERGLCNALNPQGVANTLNALSKWPDTPDCEAAASTLASRLADDAGLRNALNPQHVANALNALSKWPVRASCEKAIDALAGRLATDHDLRNALEVQHVALSLNALSKLLGGVACRQTALLLAERAGSAELPWQQFSMRWLAVVGNAISRLLRVDDEEEFQTLGGAKLQALAGHLELRRERFASASVSEIGVLFKALSSAQLHRQIRPLARPALERVAALMHDDGLRETNLEGLGSLCMGLLPLIRSPELTPRHRGHALRVFNTLQPIVARKIDSYLTVGGSRASAQTEQHATRCPALTFFQVLKTYAVVSRQWKPRHLEGARQQLRQRREQLAQWVDQTLERTREAIEADLGEMSWNLIAQIEAGDQVFDALDRRMAKEAPRIAQAHPPSRFDLGAGRLGMRSAPGQPVVPAPGIGSTTHIVVDLRGKQVSTNAAETDKPYSLFTRLTGLPLVEVQLPGSISTFMLARTLTYQDEPWRFDMFGGSRATRGNMSRPADLLSGASASPSLLPAIRYADTVPGSSLMKLIAKLAPQREDWSRMQRSLLEMVPSDHVVEGTLRLGFFDDVSGPAHPFKLTAPDGRPLALCPNDGCGFLKLEVALRIPAFRERVCAWEAVQAGRASQAQRDLLAKDKGPTRLAPQALQHFPRDQAALQEAHEAMRRRLQALPPKLSQLALYELATSGGYEGQRIRAVPSADNKVHLPRERSGAFDAAGGALLVGKPPYDKENLLPVPQAHVATAAQGDATAEFLSQSFGIQYSYTGFDDSSGDAAGSGPAMLHSKGMLIVVPARNWPAQFADVDLACSKEDLKTLSRWTAGRDRGAVPQDMLSTGSLRLKDIVEPGRMGALPIPELRKRNMDTDGDDAFVYAGYPRLAELIAREMADREVRRGQPRSFKPPKTATPAIDPDTGHYQPGRLSEIMSLQRGGQVMGTASTLAARFMAQPDQLREAMARKMMFGTYDGIERDLRDGLRQVLDGETTDPRVLLGQLRAQAREAIGRAHMPEAREAAELLHAQLLELEPATARSAEAPHLPDALAEAFPTLARAYMAAPDADARLRAILDNYPVCLLSHAQFPEGQPGLIPDEPELSMRNLFTIAIKVGTDALKSDTGTALFAKIVESCERSERAFAERVRSVPYGKTTARAMHEGRFDAEQTKVLLQNMPTMAAGVMQDALHALQQAGLIDSPPPPAERLRAVKHEDIVRATEALLTRAREMEPVVTDMLTRAAELHGGRLEGMRHQFKSPGSLVEKFEQQIALKHKTLEEAAAGINDALRYSVVLEPRHFTAGLRGMLASLDDQGHVRVKLVNLFMRYRQAFKAVNVTLRSPEGALWEIQFHTPDTFKLKEQFHDLYKDSFALQLRGVSQADQRELQAPAQAAFSGVNAPPGCEEIDDWE; encoded by the coding sequence GTGCATGCACGACCCGGAGCACGTGGCGGCGCATGGGACGGGCGCGCCCAGCAACAGCCGGCGACTCACTCGCACCGGCTCGATGATTCCACCCACTGGCACGATACCGCGCCCGGACGGCGCCCGGACAAAATGCCCGCTGACGCCAGCGCCGCGTCGTCGCATCGGCGGCCAACGCATGGCTTGGAGCGGACGAAGGATTTTTGCCTGACCGAACAACAGCCCGATCGGGTGGCGAGGAAACGGCCGCGGGAAGAGCAAGAGCTGTATCGGCGGCCACAACAGCGGCCAAAGCATGATGGCTTGGAGCTGACGACAACGGCTCTTCGCCTGGCCGAACAAAAGCTCGACCCGGCGGCAAAAACACGGCTGCAGAAAGAGGTAGAGCGGTATTGGCGACAGTTGGATACGCCCAGCCGGCTAGCTCAGACCCACAACGCTCGCCTGTGCGTCGCCATGGCACAGGACAACGAGCTGGCGCGTCGTATGGAGTGCAAGCTGGCCCTGCCCTTTCTGGATGAGGGCAACAACGCGGAAACCAATGCGCAGCGGCTCAACAAATACCTTCAAATAATTAATAATGCAGGGCCGGCCCCAAGCTTAACGCAAGACGATCTTGATCGTTGCACCGACCTCGCGGCGGAGTATCTCTACAAGACCGGGTGGTTCAACGGTGCATCGCTGGCACAGCTGGCCCATGTGGGCAACAAGCTGAGCAAGCACCCGGACCAGCCGGCGTGCATGCAGGCAATCGCGTGGATCGCCGGACAGGTGGAGCAGACCGATGCTCGCTTGGGTCTGCATGCTCGCGAACTGGCCCTGTTACTGAACGCCTTTGCCAAGAACACCGACAGCAGCAGGTGCGAACGCGCGGCGGCTCGCCTGGCACGTTACCTGCAGCGTGAACACCGCACCCGGCAGTCTCTGAAGGCGCAGGGCATCAGCTTGGCACTCAATGCCTTCAGCAAGTGGTTCGATCACCCGGACTGCCGGTCCATGGCGCACTCGCTCGCCGCGCGGCTGGCCGACGATCGCCCTTTGCGCAACCAACTCAACCCGCAAGGCGTGGCCAACGCGTTGAACGCACTGAGCAAATGGCCCGATACGCAGGACTGTGAGGCCGCCGCCAGCGCTCTGGCCTCGCGGCTGGCCGACGAGCGCCGTTTGCGCAACGCCCTCAACTCGCAAGAAGTGGCCAACGCGTTGAACGCACTGAGCAAATGGCCCGGACGCGCGAGCTGCGGGAAGGTCATCGACGCCTTGGCCGGGCGGCTGGCTGCGGACCACGATTTGCGACAAGCCCTGGATACGCAACACGTGGCCAACGCGTTGAACGCACTGAGCAAATGGCCCGACACGCCGGACTGCAAGGCCGCCGCCCGCGCGCTTGCCGCGCGGCTGGCCCACGAGCGCCGTTTGTGCAACGCCCTCGACCCGCAAGGCGTGGCCAATGTGCTCAACGCCCTGAGCAAATGGCCCGACACGCTGGTCTGCGAGAAGGCCGCCCGCGGGCTTGCCGCGCGGCTGGTCGACGAGCGCCGTTTGCGCAACGCCCTCAAACCGCAAGAAGTGGCCAACGCGTTGAACGCCCTGAGCAAATGGCCCGACACGCAGGACTGCGAGGATGCCGCCCGCGCTCTGGCCCTGCGGCTGGCCGAGGATCGCGCCGACGATCGCGGTTTGTGCAAGGCCCTCGAACCGCAACACGTGGCCAATGTGCTCAACGCCCTGAGCAAATGGCCCGAAACGCCGGACTGCAAGACCGCCGCCAGCACTCTGGCCTCGCGGCTGGCCGACGAGCGCGGTTTGCGCAACGCCCTCAACCCGCAAGGCGTGGCCAACGCGTTGAACGCACTGAGCAAATGGCCCGACACGCCGGACTGCCAGGCCGCCGCCAGCGCGCTGGCCTCGCGGCTGGCCGACGAGCGCGGTTTGCGCAACGCCCTCGAACCGCAACACGTGGCCAACGCGTTGAACGCCCTGAGCAAATGGCCCGACACGCAGGACTGCGAGGACGCCGCCAGCGCGCTGGCCTCGCGGCTGGCCGACGACGATTCCGATTTGTGCAAGGCCCTCGACCCGCTAGGCGTGGTCCACGCGTTGAACGCACTGAGCAAATGGCCCAAAACGGAGGACTGTGAGGCCGCCGCCAGCGCGCTGGCCTCGCGGCTGGCCGACGAGCGCGGTTTGTGCAACGCCCTCGACCCGCAAGGCGTGGCCAACGCGTTGAACGCCCTGAGCAAATGGCCCGACACGCCAGACTGCAAGGCCGCCGCCAGCGCGCTGGCCTCGCGGCTGGCCGACTATGCCGGTTTGCGCAACGCCCTTGAACCGCAACACGTGGCCAACGCGTTGAACGCCCTGAGCAAATGGCCCGATACGCCGGACTGCGAGGCCGCCGCCAGCGCGCTGGCCCCGCGGCTGGCCAACGAGCGGGGTTTGTGCAACGCCCTCAACCCGCAAGGCGTGGCCAACGCGTTGAACGCCCTGAGCAAATGGCCCGACACGCCGGTCTGTGAGGCCGCCGCCAGCGCGCTGGCCTCGCGGCTGGCCAACGAGCGGGGTTTGTGCAACGCCCTCAACCCGCAAGGCGTGGCCAACACGTTGAACGCCCTGAGCAAATGGCCCGACACGCCGGACTGCGAGGCCGCCGCCAGTACGCTAGCCTCGCGGCTGGCCGACGATGCCGGTTTGCGCAACGCCCTCAACCCGCAACACGTGGCCAACGCGCTCAACGCACTGAGCAAATGGCCCGTACGCGCGAGCTGCGAGAAGGCCATCGACGCCTTGGCCGGGCGGCTGGCTACGGACCACGATTTGCGCAACGCCCTGGAAGTGCAACACGTGGCCTTGTCGCTCAATGCGTTGAGCAAATTGCTCGGAGGGGTGGCCTGTCGCCAGACAGCGTTGCTGCTCGCCGAGCGCGCAGGCTCGGCCGAGCTGCCATGGCAGCAGTTCTCCATGCGCTGGCTCGCCGTGGTGGGCAACGCGATATCCCGTCTGCTGCGGGTGGACGACGAGGAAGAGTTCCAGACCTTGGGTGGTGCCAAATTGCAGGCGCTGGCCGGGCACCTGGAGCTGCGTCGCGAGCGCTTCGCGTCCGCCTCGGTCTCGGAGATCGGAGTGCTCTTCAAGGCCCTTTCATCGGCGCAGCTTCATCGCCAGATACGCCCCCTGGCACGACCAGCGCTGGAGCGGGTCGCAGCGCTCATGCACGACGATGGATTACGCGAAACGAACCTCGAGGGGCTAGGCAGCCTGTGCATGGGCCTGCTGCCGCTGATCCGCAGTCCGGAGCTGACCCCTCGCCATCGCGGTCACGCCCTGCGCGTATTCAACACGTTGCAGCCGATCGTAGCGCGCAAGATCGACTCGTACCTCACAGTCGGTGGCTCACGTGCATCGGCCCAGACCGAACAGCACGCCACGCGTTGCCCGGCGTTGACGTTCTTCCAGGTGCTCAAGACCTACGCGGTGGTGAGCCGGCAATGGAAGCCGCGCCACCTCGAAGGCGCGCGCCAGCAATTGCGCCAGCGCCGCGAGCAGCTGGCGCAATGGGTCGACCAGACGCTCGAGCGCACGCGCGAGGCCATCGAGGCGGACCTCGGCGAGATGAGCTGGAACCTGATCGCGCAGATCGAGGCGGGCGACCAGGTGTTCGACGCCCTGGACCGGCGCATGGCCAAGGAGGCGCCAAGGATCGCGCAGGCCCATCCACCGAGCCGCTTCGACCTGGGCGCCGGGCGCCTGGGCATGCGTTCGGCACCCGGCCAGCCCGTCGTGCCGGCACCCGGCATTGGCAGCACCACCCACATCGTGGTCGATCTGCGTGGCAAGCAAGTGTCGACCAACGCGGCCGAGACGGACAAGCCTTACTCGCTGTTCACGCGGCTGACGGGCCTGCCGCTGGTGGAGGTTCAGCTGCCGGGATCGATTTCGACGTTCATGCTCGCGCGCACGCTCACCTACCAGGACGAGCCCTGGCGCTTCGACATGTTCGGCGGCAGCCGCGCCACGCGCGGCAACATGAGCCGCCCCGCCGATCTGCTGTCCGGCGCCTCTGCATCGCCGTCGCTGCTGCCGGCGATCCGCTATGCCGACACCGTCCCGGGCAGCAGCCTGATGAAGCTCATCGCCAAGCTGGCCCCGCAGCGCGAGGACTGGTCGCGCATGCAGCGCTCGCTGCTGGAGATGGTGCCGAGCGACCACGTCGTGGAGGGCACGCTGCGCCTGGGCTTTTTCGACGACGTCAGCGGCCCTGCGCACCCGTTCAAGCTCACAGCCCCCGACGGGCGCCCCCTGGCGCTGTGCCCCAACGATGGCTGCGGCTTTCTGAAGCTGGAGGTGGCCCTGCGCATCCCGGCCTTCCGTGAGCGCGTCTGTGCCTGGGAAGCGGTGCAGGCCGGCCGGGCCAGCCAAGCCCAGCGCGACCTTCTGGCCAAGGACAAGGGACCCACGCGGCTGGCACCGCAGGCGCTGCAGCACTTCCCGCGCGACCAGGCGGCGCTGCAAGAGGCGCACGAGGCGATGCGGCGCAGGCTGCAGGCGCTGCCGCCCAAGCTGAGCCAACTGGCGCTGTACGAGCTGGCCACCAGCGGCGGCTACGAGGGCCAGAGAATCCGGGCGGTGCCCTCCGCCGACAACAAGGTGCACCTGCCGCGCGAGCGCAGCGGCGCCTTCGATGCCGCCGGCGGCGCCTTGCTGGTCGGCAAGCCGCCTTACGACAAGGAGAACCTGCTGCCGGTGCCGCAGGCGCATGTCGCTACCGCAGCGCAGGGCGATGCCACGGCCGAGTTCCTTTCGCAGTCCTTCGGCATCCAGTACAGCTACACCGGCTTCGACGACAGCTCGGGCGACGCAGCCGGCAGCGGCCCGGCGATGCTGCACAGCAAGGGCATGCTCATCGTGGTGCCGGCGCGGAACTGGCCGGCGCAGTTCGCCGACGTGGACCTGGCCTGCTCCAAGGAAGATCTCAAGACCCTGTCGCGCTGGACGGCCGGACGCGACCGCGGTGCCGTGCCGCAGGACATGCTCAGCACCGGCAGCCTGCGGCTCAAGGACATCGTAGAACCCGGGCGCATGGGCGCCCTGCCGATCCCGGAGCTGCGCAAGCGCAACATGGACACCGACGGTGACGATGCGTTCGTGTACGCGGGCTACCCCAGGCTGGCGGAGCTGATCGCGCGCGAGATGGCCGATCGTGAGGTGCGGCGCGGCCAGCCACGCTCCTTCAAACCGCCGAAGACCGCCACGCCGGCCATCGACCCAGACACCGGCCACTACCAGCCCGGGCGGCTGTCCGAGATCATGTCGCTGCAGCGTGGCGGCCAGGTCATGGGCACGGCCAGCACCCTGGCGGCGCGCTTCATGGCGCAGCCCGACCAGCTGCGCGAGGCAATGGCGCGCAAGATGATGTTCGGTACTTACGACGGTATCGAGCGCGACCTGCGCGACGGCTTGCGCCAGGTGCTCGACGGCGAGACCACAGATCCCCGGGTGTTGTTGGGGCAACTGCGCGCCCAGGCGCGCGAAGCGATCGGACGCGCCCATATGCCAGAGGCGCGTGAAGCGGCCGAACTGCTGCACGCGCAGCTGCTTGAGCTCGAACCGGCGACGGCTCGCTCAGCCGAGGCGCCGCACCTGCCCGACGCGCTGGCTGAAGCGTTCCCAACGCTCGCCCGTGCCTACATGGCCGCGCCCGATGCCGACGCACGTCTGCGCGCCATCCTCGACAACTACCCGGTGTGCCTGTTGTCGCATGCGCAGTTCCCGGAGGGGCAACCAGGGCTCATCCCCGACGAGCCGGAACTGAGCATGCGCAACCTGTTCACTATCGCCATTAAGGTAGGAACCGATGCGCTGAAATCCGACACCGGCACAGCGCTGTTCGCCAAGATCGTGGAGTCTTGCGAACGATCCGAGCGAGCGTTCGCCGAGCGGGTACGCAGCGTGCCGTACGGCAAGACGACTGCCCGGGCCATGCACGAGGGCCGCTTCGACGCCGAGCAGACCAAGGTGCTCCTGCAGAACATGCCGACGATGGCGGCGGGCGTCATGCAAGACGCGCTGCACGCGCTGCAGCAGGCAGGCCTGATCGACTCGCCGCCACCGCCGGCCGAGCGCCTGCGCGCCGTGAAACACGAGGACATCGTGCGTGCGACCGAGGCCCTGCTCACACGCGCCAGAGAGATGGAGCCCGTGGTCACCGACATGCTGACGCGCGCCGCCGAGCTCCATGGTGGGCGACTGGAGGGAATGCGCCATCAATTCAAATCGCCCGGCTCGCTGGTGGAAAAATTCGAGCAGCAGATAGCTTTGAAACACAAGACCCTGGAAGAAGCGGCCGCTGGCATAAACGACGCCCTGCGCTATAGCGTGGTACTGGAGCCGCGGCACTTCACTGCCGGCCTGCGCGGCATGCTGGCCTCTCTGGACGATCAGGGCCATGTGCGCGTCAAGCTGGTCAACTTGTTCATGCGGTACCGGCAGGCATTCAAGGCAGTCAACGTCACGCTGCGCAGCCCCGAAGGCGCGCTCTGGGAGATCCAGTTCCACACGCCGGACACCTTCAAGCTCAAGGAGCAATTCCACGACCTGTACAAGGACAGCTTTGCGCTGCAGCTTCGGGGCGTCTCACAGGCCGATCAGCGCGAACTGCAGGCGCCTGCGCAGGCGGCCTTCAGCGGGGTGAATGCGCCGCCGGGCTGCGAGGAGATCGACGATTGGGAATAA
- a CDS encoding thiol:disulfide interchange protein DsbA/DsbL produces MKTRFALTLMALLPILVACKAQDGSSDTAPAAAPAAETAPAPAAAAAPPAVGERAATPPAAAPSAAPRAPNGPDPVAGTDYLDIEGGQPYQQAAGKIEVAEVFGYVCPACNAFQPLIGPWKAGLPSDVHFVYVPAMFGGPWDDYGRAFYAAETLGVQEKTHEALYKAIHVEQTLKGERGKDSVQDIAAFYAKYGVDQNTFINTMSSFGVSAKTNRAKQFAKRSKITGTPTLIVNGKYLVKGQNFPDMLRIADHLIARERATLAK; encoded by the coding sequence TTCGCCCTGACGCTGATGGCGCTGCTGCCGATCCTGGTCGCCTGCAAGGCCCAGGACGGCTCGTCCGACACCGCGCCTGCCGCCGCCCCGGCTGCCGAGACGGCACCTGCGCCGGCTGCCGCCGCCGCACCGCCTGCGGTTGGCGAGCGCGCCGCCACGCCGCCGGCCGCCGCGCCCAGCGCTGCCCCGCGTGCACCGAACGGCCCCGATCCGGTCGCCGGCACCGACTATCTGGATATCGAAGGTGGCCAGCCGTATCAGCAGGCTGCCGGCAAGATCGAAGTGGCCGAGGTGTTCGGCTATGTCTGCCCCGCCTGCAACGCGTTCCAGCCGCTGATCGGGCCGTGGAAGGCCGGTCTGCCCTCGGACGTGCATTTTGTCTACGTGCCGGCGATGTTCGGTGGCCCGTGGGATGACTACGGCCGCGCCTTCTATGCCGCCGAAACGCTGGGTGTGCAGGAAAAGACCCACGAAGCGCTGTACAAGGCCATCCACGTCGAGCAAACCCTCAAGGGCGAGCGCGGCAAGGATTCGGTGCAGGACATCGCTGCGTTTTACGCCAAGTACGGCGTGGACCAGAACACCTTCATCAACACCATGAGCAGCTTCGGCGTGTCGGCCAAGACCAACCGCGCCAAGCAGTTCGCCAAGCGCAGCAAGATCACCGGCACCCCGACGCTGATCGTCAACGGCAAGTATCTGGTCAAGGGGCAGAACTTCCCGGACATGCTGCGCATCGCCGATCACCTGATCGCGCGCGAACGCGCCACGCTGGCCAAGTAA
- a CDS encoding type II toxin-antitoxin system RelE/ParE family toxin, whose protein sequence is MAKYPTHYRIEWRPKARDDLRAIVRYIGKDNPTRARSFGQELRDKTTPLAQHPELGRTGRPGLPDGVRELVAHRNYIVFYRVLTEARTVEILRIKHTAQQMP, encoded by the coding sequence ATGGCGAAGTACCCCACCCACTATCGCATCGAGTGGCGGCCCAAGGCCCGTGACGATCTGCGCGCGATCGTCCGCTATATCGGCAAAGACAATCCCACCAGAGCGCGCAGTTTCGGCCAGGAGCTACGCGACAAAACCACCCCGCTTGCCCAGCATCCAGAGCTAGGACGTACCGGACGCCCAGGGTTGCCGGATGGAGTTCGCGAGCTGGTCGCTCACCGTAACTACATCGTGTTTTACCGGGTGCTAACTGAGGCCCGAACCGTAGAAATACTACGGATCAAGCACACGGCACAGCAGATGCCGTGA
- a CDS encoding endonuclease/exonuclease/phosphatase family protein yields the protein MLTANIQAGSSTRRYSDYVTRSWSHALPLGSKRTSLDSIAKLAGERDIVGLQEADPGSLRSGFTNQTHYLAERAGFDYWSHQPNRRMGGVASSANGLLSKLEPVEVQDHALPGRIGGRGILLAKFGQGRDGLAVAVAHLSLGANSRMAQLAFIAELLSDHPNAMLMGDFNCVADRPEMQALYIHTRLQPPSCVLHTFPSWRPDRAIDHILVSDSLVIEHTEAIPAAFSDHLAVGMNIRVPSQLLR from the coding sequence GTGCTGACCGCCAATATCCAGGCCGGTTCCAGCACCCGCCGTTATAGCGACTATGTAACCCGCAGCTGGTCGCACGCGCTGCCGCTGGGCAGCAAGCGCACCAGCCTGGACAGCATCGCCAAGCTGGCCGGCGAACGCGACATCGTAGGCCTGCAGGAAGCCGATCCGGGAAGTCTGCGCTCGGGCTTCACCAACCAGACCCACTACCTGGCCGAGCGCGCCGGTTTCGATTACTGGAGCCACCAACCCAACCGCCGCATGGGCGGGGTGGCCTCCAGCGCGAATGGGTTGCTGAGCAAGTTGGAACCGGTGGAGGTGCAGGATCACGCCCTGCCAGGCCGCATCGGCGGGCGCGGCATCCTGCTGGCCAAGTTCGGCCAAGGCCGCGACGGTCTTGCGGTGGCCGTGGCGCACTTGTCGCTGGGCGCAAATTCACGCATGGCGCAATTGGCCTTTATCGCCGAGTTGTTGTCAGATCATCCCAACGCGATGTTGATGGGCGACTTCAACTGCGTGGCCGATCGACCGGAAATGCAGGCCTTGTATATCCACACGCGTCTGCAACCGCCGAGCTGTGTGCTGCACACGTTTCCCAGCTGGCGACCGGATCGGGCGATCGACCACATCCTGGTCAGCGACAGTCTGGTGATCGAACATACCGAGGCGATTCCGGCCGCGTTTTCCGATCATCTGGCGGTGGGTATGAATATCCGCGTGCCATCGCAGCTGCTGCGTTAG
- a CDS encoding IS3 family transposase (programmed frameshift) translates to MSSKRYTDEFKIEAVRQVTDRGFKVAEVAERLGVTTHSLYAWLRKFGKPGVVQRAEADQSAEVRRLKAELRRVTEERDILKKPRRVLCQGVKAKYAFMQAHRSEFRLCAMCRVLRVNRAGYDAWLRSPDSECAKQDQRLLGVIKHHWLASGSVYGHRKIAQDLRDLGERCSRHRVHRLMRTEGLRAQVGYGRKPRFHGGTQGKAAANLLDRQFDVTKPDTAWASDFTFIRTQEGWMYLAVVIDLFSRQVVGWAMRDRADTELVVQALLSAVWRRKPSAGCLVHSDQGSVYTSDDWQSFLASHGLVCSMSRRGNCHDNAPVESFFGLLKRERIRRRIYSTKEAARTEVFDYIEMFYNPKRRHGSTGDLSPAEFERRYAQRGS, encoded by the exons ATGAGCAGCAAGCGGTATACGGATGAGTTCAAGATCGAAGCGGTCCGACAAGTGACCGATCGTGGGTTCAAGGTGGCAGAAGTTGCCGAGCGACTGGGTGTGACCACGCACAGCCTCTACGCCTGGCTACGCAAGTTCGGCAAGCCTGGCGTGGTGCAGCGCGCCGAGGCGGACCAGAGCGCCGAGGTTCGGCGTCTGAAGGCAGAGTTGCGTCGGGTTACCGAAGAGCGCGACATCCTAAAAAAGCC CCGCCGCGTACTTTGCCAAGGGGTAAAGGCAAAGTACGCGTTCATGCAGGCCCATCGCAGCGAATTCAGGCTGTGCGCGATGTGTCGGGTGTTGCGCGTCAACCGGGCGGGTTATGACGCCTGGTTACGCTCGCCCGACAGTGAGTGCGCAAAGCAAGACCAACGCCTGCTGGGAGTGATCAAGCACCACTGGTTGGCGAGCGGCAGTGTGTATGGGCATCGCAAGATCGCCCAGGATCTGCGCGATCTGGGTGAGCGTTGCAGTCGCCATCGGGTGCATCGGCTGATGCGCACCGAGGGACTGCGTGCCCAGGTGGGCTATGGTCGCAAACCGCGCTTCCATGGTGGGACGCAGGGAAAGGCGGCGGCCAACCTGCTTGACCGACAGTTCGACGTGACGAAGCCGGACACGGCCTGGGCGAGCGATTTCACCTTCATCCGCACGCAGGAAGGCTGGATGTATCTGGCTGTGGTGATCGATCTGTTTTCCAGGCAGGTCGTCGGCTGGGCGATGCGCGATCGGGCCGATACCGAGTTGGTCGTGCAGGCCTTGTTGTCTGCGGTCTGGCGGCGCAAACCCAGCGCTGGTTGCCTGGTTCACTCGGACCAAGGGTCGGTCTATACCAGCGATGACTGGCAGAGTTTCCTGGCGTCCCATGGCTTGGTGTGCAGCATGAGTCGGCGTGGCAACTGCCACGACAACGCACCCGTGGAGAGCTTCTTCGGCCTGCTCAAACGCGAGCGGATCAGGCGGCGGATCTATTCCACCAAAGAGGCCGCACGCACCGAGGTGTTCGACTACATCGAAATGTTCTACAACCCAAAACGCCGTCATGGTTCAACTGGCGACCTGTCGCCTGCAGAGTTCGAGCGGCGCTACGCGCAACGAGGGTCTTGA
- a CDS encoding zinc-dependent alcohol dehydrogenase family protein, which produces MKAVVYTAFSQPPHLLTVEDPTPERHGVVVQVRATGVCRSDWHGWKGHDPDIRLPHVPGHELAGIVAEVGKDVTKWKVGDRLTVPFVGGCGACAECDSGNQQVCHRQFQPGFTHWGSFAAYVGIHKADLNLVALPDSMDFATAASLGCRFVTAFRAVVDQGKATAGQWVAVHGCGGVGLSAVMIATAIGANVVAIDISDEALELARSLGAVATVNASRVADVVGAVRETTKGGAHVSLDALGHPTTCFNSIDNLRRRGKHVQVGLMLSDHSQPAIPMSKVISHELEIYGSHGMQAHRYDALLEMIGAGKLAPEKLIGKTISLHQSIDALMNMDRFETTGVTIVTEF; this is translated from the coding sequence ATGAAAGCTGTCGTCTACACAGCCTTTTCCCAGCCTCCCCATCTGCTGACGGTCGAAGATCCAACGCCCGAGCGTCACGGCGTGGTCGTTCAGGTCCGCGCCACGGGTGTCTGCCGCAGCGATTGGCATGGCTGGAAAGGCCATGACCCGGATATCCGGCTGCCGCACGTGCCCGGTCACGAATTGGCGGGCATCGTTGCCGAGGTGGGCAAGGACGTCACAAAGTGGAAGGTCGGCGATCGCCTCACCGTTCCTTTCGTCGGTGGCTGCGGCGCTTGCGCGGAATGCGACAGCGGCAATCAACAGGTATGCCATCGCCAATTCCAGCCGGGCTTCACTCATTGGGGTTCGTTCGCCGCCTATGTCGGGATACACAAGGCGGATTTGAATCTTGTCGCGCTGCCCGACAGCATGGACTTCGCCACGGCGGCGAGTCTGGGCTGTCGTTTCGTCACCGCGTTCCGTGCCGTCGTCGATCAAGGCAAGGCAACGGCCGGACAGTGGGTGGCGGTTCATGGCTGCGGTGGCGTGGGACTGTCCGCGGTCATGATCGCGACCGCCATCGGAGCGAACGTCGTCGCCATCGACATCTCGGACGAGGCGCTGGAACTGGCCCGCTCGCTCGGTGCTGTGGCGACCGTCAACGCGAGCCGCGTCGCCGACGTCGTCGGAGCTGTGCGAGAAACGACAAAGGGTGGCGCGCACGTGTCGCTGGATGCGCTCGGCCATCCGACCACCTGCTTCAATTCCATCGATAACTTGCGACGCCGCGGCAAGCATGTCCAGGTCGGGCTCATGCTGTCCGATCACAGCCAGCCCGCGATACCGATGAGCAAGGTCATTTCCCACGAACTCGAGATCTACGGCAGCCATGGCATGCAGGCGCACCGCTATGACGCGCTGCTGGAGATGATCGGCGCAGGCAAGCTGGCGCCCGAAAAGCTGATCGGCAAAACCATCTCCCTCCACCAGTCCATCGATGCGCTGATGAACATGGATCGGTTCGAGACAACGGGCGTGACTATCGTCACCGAGTTCTGA